The DNA segment TTTTCCGGAATAGATTGAAAATTAGCGGCATAGTGGGAAGGTGGTCAGATGAGAGAAGAAATTTTAAGTGTTGGAATCGATATTGGAACCTCTACGACGCAGTTGATTTTCAGTAAACTAATTATTGAAAATCGGGCGAGTGAGTATGCTGTACCGCGTATCGACATTGCCGAGAAAAAGGTTGTATATCGCAGTAAGATTTATTTTACGCCTCTTTTGTCACAGACTCTGATTGACACAGAAAAAGTAAAACAGTTGATATCCGATGAGTACCGAAGAGCCGGTATCAGTCCGAAAGATCTAAAGACAGGAGCCGTGATCATCACAGGAGAGACAGCCAGAAAGCAAAATGCAAACAGTGTGCTGGAAGCATTAAGTGATATGGCCGGAGATTTTGTTGTAGCCACCGCAGGACCGGATTTGGAATCTGTCCTGTCTGCAAAGGGGGCGGGAGCGGATAAACTCTCTGAGGAACATAGAGATGTGACAGCCAATATCGACATCGGAGGCGGTACCAGCAATATTGCCTTTTTCCAGAAAGGGGAACTGAAGGGTACCTGCTGTCTGGACATCGGCGGGCGTCTGATCCGCGTTGAAGAGGGGCGGATTACCTATATTTATCCCGGAATACAAAAACTGGCAGAAAAGCATCAGATTCGAATCGAAGAGGGGGATCGGGCAGATGAAAAGGTTCTTTATCGAATCTGTGAATATATGGCTTCACAGCTGGCGATGGCACTTTATACAGTCGAGGAAGATTCAATACATAAGTCGATGTATACCAATGAGGGAGCTCCGCTTCCAAAAGATCCAAAGATCACGTCAGTGACTTTCTCAGGGGGAGTGGCAGATTGTGTGTACAACAAAGAAGAAGGAAATATTTTTAAATATGGAGATATCGGTGTCCTGTTGGGAAAGGCTGTGAAGAACAACAGCTCTCTGCAAGGACTTAAGATATATCCGGCAGCCGAAACAATCAGAGCCACCGTGGTCGGCGCCGGAACACATACTACTAATGTGAGCGGCAGTACCATCAGCTATACCGATGGAAAACTACCTATCAAAAACATCCCGGTTCTCAAGGTTTCCGCGGAGGAGGAACAAGAACCATCAAAATTTTTGGAGGCAATACGAAACAGACTGTTTTTGTATAAGACAGATGACGAGACAGAACAGGTGGCAATTGCATTCTCAGGAAGTTATCATACAAGTTTCCAACAGATTCAGGAACTTGCGAAGCTGATTGCAGAGGGTGCAGGTGAGATCATTCAGGGGCCTTATCCGCTCATACTGGTGATCGAAAATGACATTGCCAAGGTTTTGGGCAATGCAGTCAATGTTTTGTTGGAACGGAAAAAAGATGTAATATGCATCGATGGAATTCATGCCGGAAATGGCGATTATATTGATATCGGTGCACCTGTTGCGGATGGCAGGGTTGTTCCGGTGGTGACAAAAACACTGATCTTCAATACATGAGAAGCAGCCTGTAAATTCAAAAAAGGAGAGGTGAAAGAATTGATCCTAAAGACGAAGTTATTTGGTAAGATGTATGAATTTAAGTCTCTTCGTGAGGTGATGGCAAAGGCCAACGAAGAGAAATCAGGCGATAAGTTAGCGGGCATCGCAGCGGAGTCAGCCGAAGAAAGAGTGGCGGCAAAAGTCGTTCTCTCCCATATTACATTGCAGGATCTCAGGAATAATCCTGCAGTTCCGTATGAGGAAGATGAGGTAACACGAATCATACAGGACGGGATTAATGAAAAAATCTACAATGAGCATAAACATAAGACGGTGGCCGAATTCCGCGAATGGCTTATGGATACCAATACAACCAGCGAGATGATCCGAAGAGCATCCAGAGGACTTACCAGCGAGATGGTAGCAGCTGTGTGCAAACTGATGACAAATCTGGATCTGATCTATGCGGCAAAGAAGATGCGGGTTTCTGCTCACTGTAATACGACAATCGGACTTCCGGGAACTTTTTCATCGCGCCTGCAGCCGAACCATACCACAGATGATCCAAAGGGAATTATGGCTTCTGTGATGGAAGGATTAAGTCTGGGCTGTGGTGATGCCGTTATTGGTCTCAATCCGGTGGACGATTCTGTAGAAAGTGTTACGAGAATACTAAAAAGCTTTGATGAGTTTAAGAATAAATGGGAAGTTCCCACACAGATTTGTGTACTTGCACATATCTCGACGCAGATGGAAGCTATCCGGAAATTCCATACCCCCATTGATCTGATGTTCCAGTCCATCGCCGGATCTGAAAAAGGAAATAAGGCATTTGGAATTGATGGTGCAATGCTGAAGGAAGGTCATGACATGATGGTGCAGGAGGCAACCAGCACAGGGCCGAATCTGATGTATTTTGAAACCGGACAGGGATCTGAACTTTCTTCGGATGCTCACAATGGCTGGGATCAGGTGACAATGGAAGCCAGATGCTATGGACTTGCGAGACAATATGATCCGTTTCTGATCAATACCGTAGTGGGATTTATCGGACCGGAGTACTTGTATGATTCCAAGCA comes from the Blautia liquoris genome and includes:
- the eutA gene encoding ethanolamine ammonia-lyase reactivating factor EutA produces the protein MREEILSVGIDIGTSTTQLIFSKLIIENRASEYAVPRIDIAEKKVVYRSKIYFTPLLSQTLIDTEKVKQLISDEYRRAGISPKDLKTGAVIITGETARKQNANSVLEALSDMAGDFVVATAGPDLESVLSAKGAGADKLSEEHRDVTANIDIGGGTSNIAFFQKGELKGTCCLDIGGRLIRVEEGRITYIYPGIQKLAEKHQIRIEEGDRADEKVLYRICEYMASQLAMALYTVEEDSIHKSMYTNEGAPLPKDPKITSVTFSGGVADCVYNKEEGNIFKYGDIGVLLGKAVKNNSSLQGLKIYPAAETIRATVVGAGTHTTNVSGSTISYTDGKLPIKNIPVLKVSAEEEQEPSKFLEAIRNRLFLYKTDDETEQVAIAFSGSYHTSFQQIQELAKLIAEGAGEIIQGPYPLILVIENDIAKVLGNAVNVLLERKKDVICIDGIHAGNGDYIDIGAPVADGRVVPVVTKTLIFNT
- a CDS encoding ethanolamine ammonia-lyase subunit EutB, encoding MILKTKLFGKMYEFKSLREVMAKANEEKSGDKLAGIAAESAEERVAAKVVLSHITLQDLRNNPAVPYEEDEVTRIIQDGINEKIYNEHKHKTVAEFREWLMDTNTTSEMIRRASRGLTSEMVAAVCKLMTNLDLIYAAKKMRVSAHCNTTIGLPGTFSSRLQPNHTTDDPKGIMASVMEGLSLGCGDAVIGLNPVDDSVESVTRILKSFDEFKNKWEVPTQICVLAHISTQMEAIRKFHTPIDLMFQSIAGSEKGNKAFGIDGAMLKEGHDMMVQEATSTGPNLMYFETGQGSELSSDAHNGWDQVTMEARCYGLARQYDPFLINTVVGFIGPEYLYDSKQVIRAGLEDHFMGKLTGVPMGCDACYTNHMKADQNDIENLATLLVAAGCNYIMGVPQGDDCMLMYQCTSYHEAAGLREVFGLRPIREFDQWLEKMGFSKDGKLTPLAGDASVFLK